The following are encoded in a window of Streptomyces sp. SAT1 genomic DNA:
- a CDS encoding BMP family lipoprotein: MRRVSRIAVAGVATAALAVTVSACGSSSSKSSGGEGKNLGLALAYDVGGKGDQSFNDAATAGLERADKEFGYKSTAVEPQDGESDADKVQRLETLAKQGYNPVIGVGFAYAPAVKEVAAKYPKVTFGIVDDEQIKASNVVDMVFHEEQASYLAGVAAAKTTKSNTVGFVGGVDVPLIHKFEAGFKQGVEDTKKGVKVKSQYLTETAAEGGFASPDKGENAANGQIDAGADVVYAAAGLSGQGVIKAAAAHKIWAIGVDSDQYKQDALAKYKDSILTSAMKDVQGAVYNLAKSVKDGKPQSGEVRASLATGGVSLADSNPVFKNNADLQAALKKAEDGIKSGAIKVKTS, from the coding sequence ATGCGCCGGGTGTCCCGTATCGCGGTTGCGGGCGTTGCAACCGCAGCTCTCGCTGTCACCGTCTCCGCCTGTGGCAGTTCGTCCAGCAAGTCCTCGGGCGGCGAGGGCAAGAACCTCGGCCTCGCCCTGGCCTACGACGTCGGCGGCAAGGGCGACCAGTCCTTCAACGACGCCGCGACGGCGGGCCTTGAGCGCGCCGACAAGGAGTTCGGCTACAAGAGCACGGCCGTCGAGCCGCAGGACGGCGAGTCCGACGCGGACAAGGTCCAGCGCCTGGAGACCCTGGCCAAGCAGGGCTACAACCCGGTGATCGGGGTCGGCTTCGCCTACGCGCCGGCCGTCAAGGAGGTCGCCGCGAAGTACCCGAAGGTCACCTTCGGCATCGTCGACGACGAGCAGATCAAGGCGTCCAACGTGGTGGACATGGTCTTCCACGAGGAGCAGGCGTCCTACCTCGCCGGTGTCGCCGCCGCCAAGACCACCAAGTCGAACACCGTCGGCTTCGTCGGCGGCGTGGACGTCCCGCTCATCCACAAGTTCGAGGCGGGCTTCAAGCAGGGCGTCGAGGACACCAAGAAGGGCGTCAAGGTCAAGTCGCAGTACCTGACCGAGACGGCCGCCGAGGGCGGCTTCGCCAGCCCCGACAAGGGCGAGAACGCCGCCAACGGCCAGATCGACGCCGGTGCCGACGTCGTCTACGCCGCCGCGGGCCTGTCCGGTCAGGGCGTGATCAAGGCCGCCGCCGCGCACAAGATCTGGGCGATCGGCGTCGACTCCGACCAGTACAAGCAGGACGCGCTGGCCAAGTACAAGGACTCGATCCTCACCTCGGCCATGAAGGACGTCCAGGGCGCGGTGTACAACCTGGCCAAGTCCGTCAAGGACGGCAAGCCGCAGAGCGGTGAGGTGCGCGCCAGCCTGGCCACCGGCGGTGTGAGCCTGGCCGACTCCAACCCCGTCTTCAAGAACAACGCCGACCTCCAGGCCGCGCTGAAGAAGGCCGAGGACGGCATCAAGAGCGGCGCCATCAAGGTCAAGACCTCCTGA
- a CDS encoding amidohydrolase, giving the protein MSPESEADHPAENALPGTLPEALFAELVAFRRDLHMHPELGNQEFRTTAAIKARLEKAGLRPRVLPSGTGLVCDIGKDAEDDTGIDENATEPDAAHGMLALRADIDALPIPDTKSESPYRSTVPDRAHACGHDVHTTVVLGTGLVLAELHREGLLARPVRLVFQPAEEVLPGGATEAIKAGVLGGVSRILAVHCDPRVDAGMIGLRQGAITSACDRLEVSLDGPGGHSARPHLTTDLVTAAARVVTDVPALVGRRIDTRAGLAVTWGRIESGHAPNVIPQHAELAGTVRCLDIKAWRHAPDIVVAAIDEVANLHKAKSEINYVRGVPPVVNEPEATELLREAMTARRGPSSVEDTEQSLGGEDFSWYLEHVPGAMARLGVRTPGERTLRDLHQGDFDADESAIRVGVELFTAAALLHPTH; this is encoded by the coding sequence ATGTCCCCAGAGTCCGAGGCCGATCATCCCGCGGAGAACGCCCTGCCCGGCACGCTGCCGGAGGCGCTGTTCGCCGAACTCGTCGCGTTCCGCCGCGACCTGCACATGCACCCGGAGCTAGGCAACCAGGAGTTCCGCACCACCGCCGCGATCAAGGCGCGGCTGGAGAAGGCGGGCCTCAGGCCCCGGGTGCTCCCCTCCGGGACCGGCCTCGTCTGCGACATCGGCAAGGACGCCGAGGACGACACGGGCATCGACGAGAACGCCACCGAGCCGGACGCCGCCCACGGCATGCTGGCGCTGCGCGCCGACATCGACGCGCTGCCGATCCCGGACACCAAGAGCGAGAGCCCCTACCGCTCGACCGTGCCCGACCGCGCCCACGCCTGCGGCCACGACGTGCACACCACCGTGGTGCTCGGCACCGGACTCGTCCTCGCCGAGCTGCACCGCGAGGGGCTGCTCGCCCGCCCCGTACGGCTGGTCTTCCAGCCCGCCGAGGAGGTGCTGCCCGGCGGCGCCACCGAGGCGATCAAGGCCGGGGTGCTCGGCGGCGTCAGCCGGATCCTCGCCGTGCACTGCGACCCGCGGGTGGACGCCGGGATGATCGGCCTGCGCCAGGGTGCCATCACCTCCGCCTGCGACCGCCTGGAGGTCTCCCTCGACGGTCCCGGCGGGCACAGCGCGCGGCCGCACCTGACGACCGACCTGGTCACCGCCGCCGCCCGTGTCGTCACCGACGTGCCCGCCCTCGTCGGCCGCCGCATCGACACCCGCGCCGGCCTCGCCGTGACCTGGGGACGTATCGAGTCCGGGCACGCGCCCAACGTCATCCCGCAGCACGCCGAGCTGGCCGGCACCGTGCGCTGCCTGGACATCAAGGCCTGGCGGCACGCCCCGGACATCGTGGTCGCCGCCATCGACGAGGTCGCCAACCTGCACAAGGCCAAGTCGGAGATCAACTACGTGCGCGGTGTGCCCCCGGTGGTCAACGAGCCGGAAGCGACCGAACTGCTGCGCGAGGCCATGACCGCCCGGCGCGGCCCGTCCTCCGTGGAGGACACCGAGCAGAGCCTGGGCGGCGAGGACTTCTCCTGGTACCTCGAACACGTGCCCGGCGCCATGGCCCGCCTCGGCGTCCGCACCCCCGGCGAGCGCACCCTGCGCGACCTGCACCAGGGCGACTTCGACGCCGACGAGTCCGCGATCCGCGTGGGCGTGGAGCTCTTCACGGCGGCGGCGCTGCTGCACCCGACGCACTGA
- a CDS encoding glycosyltransferase family 2 protein, giving the protein MVKLSVIVPFYNVRQYAPDTLKSLHSNARGDFEFILVDDCSSDGTPDVLARAERELPGAVLVRRERNGGLATARNTGLDRARGEYVTFLDGDDWLAPGYYPRLLAVIEELGCDFVRADHVQCAGRARSVHRVPHGRRGVVLDPRAAILPADRTTPVDYAYAWAGVYHRRLLERGLLHFTDGLRTAEDRPWIWRLHREAESFAVCGLLGVHYRRGVATSLTQIGDVRQLDFLRAFDQVLEETARDRDAELLLPKAVRTYCAILAHHLGSAERFEPPVARRLRSLGARALRRMPQGVLDEALDSMDVRRATRLRRLRRRPAAITGAAA; this is encoded by the coding sequence GTGGTCAAGCTCTCCGTCATCGTGCCGTTCTACAACGTGCGGCAATACGCACCCGACACCTTGAAGAGTCTGCATTCGAACGCACGTGGAGATTTCGAATTCATACTCGTCGACGACTGTTCGAGCGATGGAACCCCGGATGTCCTCGCCCGCGCGGAACGCGAACTGCCCGGTGCGGTCCTCGTCCGGCGCGAGCGGAACGGCGGTCTGGCGACCGCGCGCAACACGGGGCTGGACCGGGCACGCGGCGAGTACGTGACGTTCCTGGACGGCGACGACTGGCTGGCCCCCGGCTACTACCCGCGGCTGCTCGCCGTGATCGAGGAACTGGGCTGCGACTTCGTCCGCGCCGACCATGTGCAGTGCGCCGGGCGGGCGCGCAGCGTGCACCGGGTGCCGCACGGCCGGCGCGGGGTGGTCCTCGACCCGCGGGCGGCGATCCTGCCCGCCGACCGCACCACGCCGGTCGACTACGCCTACGCGTGGGCGGGCGTCTACCACCGGCGGCTGCTGGAGCGGGGCCTGCTGCACTTCACGGACGGGCTGCGCACGGCCGAGGACCGGCCGTGGATCTGGAGGCTGCACCGGGAGGCGGAGTCCTTCGCCGTCTGCGGTCTGCTGGGCGTCCACTACCGGCGGGGCGTGGCCACCTCGCTCACCCAGATCGGCGATGTGCGCCAGCTCGACTTCCTGCGCGCCTTCGACCAGGTCCTAGAGGAAACCGCCCGGGACCGGGATGCGGAGCTGCTGCTGCCCAAGGCCGTGCGCACCTACTGCGCGATCCTCGCCCACCATCTGGGCTCCGCCGAGAGGTTCGAACCGCCGGTGGCACGGAGACTGAGGTCGCTCGGCGCGCGCGCCCTGCGCCGGATGCCGCAGGGCGTCCTGGACGAGGCACTGGACTCCATGGACGTCCGGCGCGCCACCCGGCTGCGCCGGCTGCGCCGCCGCCCGGCCGCCATCACGGGGGCCGCCGCGTGA
- a CDS encoding ABC transporter permease, with translation MKKFDKERVLLAVAGPVIALVAAIVLTSVVLIASGKNPIEPYTLMLQQAGYSDVQVLILNQASMYYLAALAVAVGFRMNLFNIGVDGQYRLAAMVTAVVGAHLALPSFLQIPVLLLVGMLTGAFWAGIAGVLKVTRGVSEVVATIMLNSIATSLIGYLTLNSVWGVQVGNNSTTGTMKDSGWVPGIDLGSDVGEIYGLVFLAIAMGVVYWVVLNRTRFGFDLRATGESESAAAASGVDAKKMVLTAMLISGAVAGLSGLPLLLGDAHTYSLSFPTGLGFTGITIALLGRNNPVGIAVAALLIAFLDKASPALDYATPVAYEKEIATIMQGLIVFAVVISYEAVRQWGLRRQQKQVGLELAVAAAQNNSEKKEVAAR, from the coding sequence ATGAAGAAGTTCGACAAGGAGCGGGTGCTCCTCGCGGTGGCCGGCCCGGTCATCGCGCTCGTCGCGGCGATCGTACTGACCTCGGTCGTGCTGATCGCCTCGGGCAAGAACCCGATCGAGCCGTACACGCTGATGCTTCAGCAGGCCGGGTACTCCGACGTCCAGGTGCTGATCCTGAACCAGGCGTCCATGTACTACCTGGCCGCGCTCGCGGTCGCCGTCGGCTTCCGCATGAACCTGTTCAACATCGGCGTCGACGGCCAGTACCGGCTCGCCGCGATGGTGACCGCCGTGGTCGGCGCCCACCTCGCCCTGCCGTCCTTCCTCCAGATCCCCGTGCTGCTCCTCGTGGGCATGCTCACCGGCGCCTTCTGGGCCGGCATCGCGGGCGTCCTGAAGGTCACCCGGGGCGTGAGCGAGGTCGTCGCGACGATCATGCTCAACTCCATCGCCACCAGCCTCATCGGCTACCTCACCCTGAACAGCGTGTGGGGCGTGCAGGTCGGCAACAACTCGACCACCGGCACCATGAAGGACTCCGGCTGGGTCCCCGGCATCGACCTCGGCTCGGACGTCGGCGAGATCTACGGCCTGGTCTTCCTCGCCATCGCCATGGGCGTCGTCTACTGGGTCGTCCTCAACCGCACCCGCTTCGGCTTCGACCTGCGCGCCACCGGCGAGTCCGAGTCCGCCGCCGCGGCCTCCGGCGTCGACGCCAAGAAGATGGTTCTCACCGCCATGCTGATCTCCGGCGCGGTCGCGGGCCTCTCCGGCCTGCCGCTGCTGCTCGGCGACGCCCACACCTACAGCCTGAGCTTCCCCACCGGTCTCGGCTTCACCGGCATCACCATCGCCCTGCTCGGCCGCAACAACCCGGTCGGCATCGCCGTCGCCGCGCTGCTGATCGCCTTCCTCGACAAGGCGTCCCCCGCCCTCGACTACGCCACCCCGGTGGCGTACGAGAAGGAGATCGCCACGATCATGCAGGGCCTGATCGTCTTCGCGGTCGTCATCTCCTACGAGGCCGTGCGCCAGTGGGGTCTGCGCCGCCAGCAGAAGCAGGTCGGCCTGGAACTCGCCGTGGCCGCCGCCCAGAACAACTCCGAGAAGAAGGAGGTGGCGGCCCGATGA
- a CDS encoding acylneuraminate cytidylyltransferase has translation MSHPEACQGAPAHRVLAVIPARGGSKGVPAKNLAPVGGVPLVARAVRACRAARLVTDVVVSTDDRAIAAVARGAGAEVVLRPAAIAGDTATSEAAVLHALDAHEALRGAAVDVVLLVQCTSPFLTREDIDGVARAVVEDGADTAVTVAAFHGFLWRSAEDAAGAASVAGAAGVAAGVDPAYTGAAAVGGAHGADAPRAGTVTIEPATGGYGVNHDKSFRPRRQDRPQDLLETGAAYAMDAAGFRVHRHRFFGRTEPVRTDPARVLEIDDPHDLARARALAPLFDADAVPAGPRPTAADIDAVVLDFDGTQTDDRVLIDSDGREFVSVHRGDGLGIAALRRSGLKMLILSTERNPVVAARARKLGLPVLHGVDRKDLALEQWCEEQGIAPGRVLYVGNDVNDLPCLALVGWPVAVADAHDAVRAAARAVTTVPGGHGAVREIADWILGPSLAPSPSKESR, from the coding sequence ATGTCCCACCCGGAAGCGTGCCAGGGCGCCCCGGCGCACCGCGTCCTCGCGGTGATCCCCGCGCGCGGCGGCTCCAAGGGCGTGCCCGCCAAGAACCTCGCCCCCGTCGGCGGCGTCCCGCTGGTGGCACGGGCGGTGCGCGCGTGCCGCGCCGCCCGGCTCGTGACGGACGTCGTGGTCTCCACCGACGACCGGGCGATCGCCGCGGTGGCCCGCGGGGCGGGCGCCGAGGTGGTGCTGCGGCCGGCCGCGATAGCGGGCGACACCGCCACCTCCGAGGCGGCCGTCCTGCACGCGCTGGACGCCCACGAGGCGCTGCGCGGCGCGGCGGTCGACGTGGTGCTCCTGGTGCAGTGCACCAGCCCGTTCCTGACCCGCGAGGACATCGACGGGGTCGCCCGCGCGGTCGTCGAGGACGGCGCGGACACGGCGGTGACCGTGGCGGCCTTCCACGGGTTCCTGTGGCGGTCGGCCGAGGACGCGGCGGGCGCGGCGAGCGTGGCGGGCGCGGCGGGCGTGGCGGCCGGGGTGGATCCCGCGTACACCGGCGCGGCCGCGGTGGGGGGCGCACACGGCGCGGACGCTCCGCGCGCCGGTACCGTCACCATCGAGCCCGCCACCGGCGGCTACGGCGTCAACCACGACAAGTCCTTCCGCCCCCGCCGCCAGGACCGCCCGCAGGACCTGCTGGAGACCGGTGCCGCCTACGCGATGGACGCGGCGGGCTTCCGTGTCCACCGGCACCGCTTCTTCGGCCGCACCGAGCCGGTCCGCACCGACCCGGCGCGCGTCCTGGAGATCGACGACCCGCACGACCTGGCCCGCGCCCGCGCCCTCGCGCCCCTGTTCGACGCCGACGCGGTGCCCGCGGGCCCGCGCCCGACGGCCGCCGACATCGACGCGGTCGTCCTCGACTTCGACGGCACCCAGACCGACGACCGGGTGCTGATCGACTCCGACGGGCGGGAGTTCGTCTCCGTGCACCGCGGCGACGGACTCGGCATCGCGGCGCTGCGCAGGAGCGGCCTGAAGATGCTGATCCTCTCCACGGAGCGCAACCCGGTCGTCGCCGCCCGCGCCCGCAAGCTCGGACTGCCGGTGCTGCACGGCGTCGACCGCAAGGACCTCGCCCTCGAGCAGTGGTGCGAGGAGCAGGGCATCGCCCCCGGGCGCGTCCTCTACGTCGGCAACGACGTCAACGACCTGCCGTGCCTCGCCCTCGTCGGCTGGCCGGTGGCGGTCGCCGACGCCCACGACGCCGTACGCGCCGCCGCCCGCGCCGTCACCACCGTCCCCGGCGGCCACGGCGCCGTCCGGGAGATCGCCGACTGGATCCTCGGTCCCTCCCTCGCCCCCTCCCCGAGTAAGGAATCCCGATGA
- a CDS encoding ABC transporter ATP-binding protein translates to MDASSSPPLTAQPTAAVELAGITKRFPGVVANHDIRLTVRRGTVHALVGENGAGKSTLMKILYGMQKPDEGTITVDGEQVAFGSPADAIARGIGMVHQHFMLADNLTVLENVVLGSEKLHGIGGAARRKIKEISDRYGLGVRPDALVEDLGVADRQRVEILKVLYRGAKTLILDEPTAVLVPQEVDALFDNLRELKSEGLSVIFISHKLGEVLSVADDITVIRRGTTVGTAVPAETTPRQLAEMMVGSELPTPETAESTVTDRPVLEVHGLTVIDKGAIKLNKMTPAGMLMDEVKRGTVRLALDDITFTIHAGEVLGLAGVEGNGQTELIEALIGLKHADSGSISLLGEDITPWPTRRRRESGVGYIPEDRHRHGLLLEAPLWENRILGHVTERPNAKGFWLDPKGAQADTRRIVEEYDVRTPGIDVTAASLSGGNQQKLIVGREMSHAPKFLIAAHPTRGVDVGAQAQIWDQIREARREGLAVLLISADLDELIGLSDTLRVIYNGRFVADADPATITPEELGSAMTGAAAGHLESAETTDDAGPEDEAR, encoded by the coding sequence ATCGACGCGTCCAGCAGCCCTCCGCTCACCGCTCAGCCGACAGCCGCGGTCGAGCTCGCGGGCATCACCAAGCGGTTCCCCGGAGTCGTCGCCAACCACGACATCCGCCTCACGGTCCGCCGCGGCACCGTCCACGCCCTCGTCGGCGAGAACGGCGCCGGCAAGTCGACCCTGATGAAGATCCTCTACGGCATGCAGAAGCCGGACGAGGGCACCATCACCGTCGACGGCGAACAGGTGGCCTTCGGCAGCCCCGCCGACGCCATCGCCCGCGGCATCGGCATGGTCCACCAGCACTTCATGCTGGCCGACAACCTGACCGTCCTGGAGAACGTGGTCCTCGGCAGCGAGAAGCTGCACGGCATCGGCGGCGCCGCCCGCAGGAAGATCAAGGAGATCTCCGACCGGTACGGCCTCGGCGTGCGTCCCGACGCCCTCGTCGAGGACCTCGGCGTCGCCGACCGCCAGCGGGTGGAGATCCTCAAGGTCCTCTACCGCGGCGCCAAGACCCTCATCCTCGACGAGCCGACCGCCGTGCTGGTCCCGCAGGAGGTCGACGCGCTCTTCGACAACCTGCGCGAACTGAAGTCCGAGGGCCTCTCCGTCATCTTCATCTCCCACAAGCTGGGCGAGGTCCTCTCGGTCGCCGACGACATCACCGTCATCCGGCGCGGCACCACGGTCGGCACCGCCGTCCCCGCCGAGACCACCCCGCGCCAGCTCGCCGAGATGATGGTCGGCAGCGAACTGCCGACGCCGGAGACCGCCGAGTCGACGGTCACCGACCGCCCGGTACTTGAGGTGCATGGCCTCACCGTCATCGACAAGGGCGCCATCAAGCTCAACAAGATGACGCCCGCCGGCATGCTGATGGACGAGGTGAAGCGCGGCACGGTACGCCTCGCTCTGGACGACATCACCTTCACCATCCACGCCGGCGAGGTCCTCGGCCTCGCGGGCGTCGAGGGCAACGGCCAGACCGAGCTGATCGAGGCCCTCATCGGCCTCAAGCACGCCGACTCCGGCTCGATCAGCCTGCTCGGCGAGGACATCACCCCCTGGCCCACCCGCAGGCGCCGCGAGTCCGGCGTCGGCTACATCCCCGAGGACCGCCACCGCCACGGCCTCCTCCTGGAAGCCCCGCTGTGGGAGAACCGCATCCTCGGGCACGTCACCGAGCGCCCCAACGCCAAGGGCTTCTGGCTCGACCCCAAGGGCGCCCAGGCCGACACCCGCCGGATCGTCGAGGAGTACGACGTCCGCACCCCCGGCATCGACGTCACCGCCGCCTCCCTGTCCGGCGGCAACCAGCAGAAGCTGATCGTCGGCCGCGAGATGAGCCACGCCCCGAAGTTCCTCATCGCCGCCCATCCCACCCGGGGCGTGGACGTCGGTGCCCAGGCGCAGATCTGGGACCAGATCCGCGAGGCCCGCCGCGAGGGCCTGGCCGTGCTGCTGATCTCCGCCGACCTGGACGAGCTGATCGGCCTGTCCGACACCCTGCGGGTGATCTACAACGGCAGGTTCGTCGCCGACGCCGACCCGGCCACCATCACCCCGGAGGAACTGGGCTCGGCCATGACGGGTGCCGCCGCAGGCCACCTGGAATCCGCAGAGACCACCGACGACGCCGGTCCGGAGGACGAGGCCCGATGA
- a CDS encoding DUF6716 putative glycosyltransferase, with product MAASATNSLRAAVLADSDTRWKWGALTAQRVAPAGAAVRLDGYLLRGRATPTPRQLTEVGVRADSLREVSAAEFLHGLRQDTAAEPYDLLVLALVGGGVQAVLHGLRHTWQGAARRPVVVTGYVGVVYEKLTDGLLLRHGADLVLANSRQDAERFRAVYEGVGADAAAVTEAALPFLGGAPYTGAHDPYTVVFAAQPSVPESRRDRAYLLERLIRHARLHPGREVLLKLRSKPGEHTTHIEELPYQKLARRLTLPPNLRLVHGHMGEVLDRTDLLVTVSSTAALEALHRRVPTAVLTDLGVREALGNHHFTGSGCLASWDRLDAGYRPVPEEDWLARQGVAPGGAPAGPGTPGEDAYATAFDEAREKIAGLLGERGALPPLAPYYTPTTAPGYLPGLLARHHLGPDGAPLPGAPAAGREPGAVRRTLRRAARGAYRHGVQRVAPVIRRMGEL from the coding sequence GTGGCAGCAAGTGCAACGAACTCCCTCCGGGCCGCCGTTCTCGCCGATTCTGACACCAGATGGAAATGGGGTGCGCTCACCGCACAGCGCGTCGCCCCCGCCGGCGCCGCCGTCCGGCTCGACGGCTACCTCCTGCGGGGCCGTGCCACCCCTACCCCCCGCCAGCTGACGGAGGTCGGCGTCCGCGCCGACTCGCTCCGCGAGGTGAGCGCGGCCGAGTTCCTGCACGGGCTGCGGCAGGACACCGCAGCCGAGCCCTACGACCTGCTCGTCCTCGCCCTCGTCGGCGGCGGCGTCCAGGCCGTACTGCACGGGCTGCGGCACACCTGGCAGGGCGCCGCCCGGCGGCCCGTGGTCGTCACCGGCTATGTCGGCGTCGTCTACGAGAAGCTCACCGACGGCCTGCTGCTGCGGCACGGCGCCGACCTCGTGCTCGCCAACTCCCGTCAGGACGCGGAGCGTTTCCGCGCCGTCTACGAGGGTGTGGGCGCCGACGCGGCCGCGGTCACCGAGGCGGCCCTGCCCTTCCTCGGCGGCGCCCCTTACACCGGCGCGCACGACCCGTACACCGTGGTGTTCGCCGCGCAGCCCTCCGTGCCGGAGAGCCGCCGGGACCGCGCCTACCTGCTGGAGCGGCTGATCCGGCACGCCCGGCTGCACCCCGGGCGCGAGGTGCTGCTCAAGCTGCGCTCCAAGCCGGGCGAGCACACCACCCACATCGAGGAACTGCCGTACCAGAAGCTGGCGCGCCGGCTCACGCTGCCGCCCAACCTGCGCCTGGTCCACGGGCACATGGGAGAGGTGCTGGACCGCACCGACCTGCTGGTGACGGTCAGTTCCACCGCCGCCCTGGAGGCGCTGCACCGCCGGGTACCCACCGCCGTCCTCACCGACCTCGGGGTGCGCGAGGCGCTCGGCAACCACCACTTCACCGGTTCCGGCTGCCTCGCCTCCTGGGACCGGCTGGATGCCGGGTACCGGCCCGTGCCCGAGGAGGACTGGCTGGCCCGGCAGGGCGTCGCTCCGGGGGGCGCGCCCGCCGGGCCCGGCACCCCCGGCGAGGACGCGTACGCCACCGCCTTCGACGAGGCCCGGGAGAAGATCGCCGGCCTGCTCGGCGAGCGCGGCGCGCTGCCCCCGCTCGCCCCCTACTACACCCCCACGACCGCGCCCGGCTATCTGCCGGGCCTCCTCGCCCGCCACCACCTCGGGCCCGACGGCGCGCCGCTGCCGGGCGCACCGGCCGCCGGCCGGGAGCCCGGAGCGGTCCGGCGGACCCTCCGCCGCGCCGCCCGCGGCGCCTACCGCCACGGTGTGCAGCGCGTGGCACCGGTGATCCGGCGGATGGGCGAGCTGTGA
- a CDS encoding BMP family lipoprotein, which translates to MAVAVVALLAAGCGKSSTDPGGGSAASGAYSGKGIGLAYDIGGKGDQSFNDAAFAGFEKAEKEFRIGGRDIEPQDGESTADKVQRLEQLAKAGYNPIVGVGFVYAPAVKEVAAKYPKITFGIVDDDTVKASNVADLLFHEEQGSYLAGVAAAKATKKNHIGFIGGVDIPLIHKFEAGFEQGARSVNPKIKVESQYLTQTAQEGGFASPDKGKDAANGQIEAGADVVYAAAGLSGQGVIQSAAAHRVWAIGVDSDQYKQSALAQYKDWILGSALKNVGGAVYDLTKSVVEGKPRTGEVRGDLKSGAVGFADSNPKYQAMKDVVAAVDKAKQDIVDGKVTVRVE; encoded by the coding sequence GTGGCTGTCGCGGTCGTCGCGCTCTTGGCCGCGGGCTGCGGCAAGTCCAGCACCGACCCGGGGGGCGGCTCCGCCGCGTCCGGCGCGTACTCGGGCAAGGGCATCGGCCTGGCGTACGACATCGGCGGCAAGGGCGACCAGTCCTTCAACGACGCCGCCTTCGCGGGCTTCGAGAAGGCGGAGAAGGAGTTCAGGATCGGCGGCCGGGACATCGAGCCGCAGGACGGCGAGTCCACCGCCGACAAGGTGCAGCGCCTGGAGCAGCTCGCCAAGGCCGGCTACAACCCGATCGTCGGTGTCGGCTTCGTCTACGCGCCGGCCGTCAAGGAGGTCGCCGCCAAGTACCCGAAGATCACCTTCGGCATCGTCGACGACGACACCGTCAAGGCGTCCAACGTCGCCGACCTGCTCTTCCACGAGGAGCAGGGCTCCTATCTCGCCGGGGTGGCCGCGGCGAAGGCGACCAAGAAGAACCACATCGGCTTCATCGGCGGTGTCGACATCCCCCTGATCCACAAGTTCGAGGCAGGCTTCGAGCAGGGCGCCCGGTCCGTGAACCCGAAGATCAAGGTCGAGTCGCAGTATCTGACGCAGACCGCGCAGGAGGGCGGCTTCGCCAGTCCGGACAAGGGCAAGGACGCGGCCAACGGCCAGATCGAGGCCGGCGCCGACGTCGTGTACGCCGCCGCGGGCCTGTCCGGACAGGGCGTCATCCAGTCCGCCGCCGCGCACAGGGTGTGGGCGATCGGGGTCGACTCCGACCAGTACAAGCAGTCGGCGCTCGCGCAGTACAAGGACTGGATCCTCGGCTCGGCGCTGAAGAACGTCGGCGGCGCGGTGTACGACCTGACCAAGTCCGTCGTCGAGGGCAAACCGCGCACCGGCGAGGTGCGCGGCGACCTGAAGTCGGGCGCCGTGGGCTTCGCCGACTCCAACCCGAAGTACCAGGCCATGAAGGACGTCGTCGCCGCCGTCGACAAGGCGAAGCAGGACATCGTCGACGGCAAGGTCACCGTCCGCGTGGAGTAG
- a CDS encoding N-acetylneuraminate synthase family protein — protein sequence MSTNSRLRTFGSREVGPGRPVYICGEIGINHNGELENAFKLIDVAADAGCDAVKFQKRTPEICTPRDQWDIERDTPWGRMTYIDYRHRVEFGRDEYRRIDAYCREKGIDWFASPWDTESVAFLEEFDVPAHKVASASLTDDELLRALRDTGRAVVLSTGMSTPRQIRHAVEVLGSDNILMCHATSTYPARAEELNLRVINTLEKEYPNVPIGYSGHETGLQTTLAAVALGAAFVERHITLDRAMWGSDQAASVEPQGLTRLVRDIRTIEVSLGDGVKKVYDSERAPMKKLRRVAGVVAEAEIAAAAGEPVSV from the coding sequence ATGAGCACCAACTCCCGCCTGCGCACGTTCGGTTCCCGCGAGGTCGGCCCCGGCCGCCCCGTCTACATCTGCGGCGAGATCGGCATCAACCACAACGGCGAGCTGGAGAACGCCTTCAAGCTGATCGACGTGGCCGCCGACGCCGGCTGCGACGCCGTCAAGTTCCAGAAGCGCACCCCCGAGATCTGCACCCCGCGCGACCAGTGGGACATCGAGCGCGACACCCCCTGGGGCCGGATGACCTACATCGACTACCGCCACCGCGTCGAGTTCGGCCGGGACGAGTACCGCCGGATCGACGCGTACTGCAGGGAGAAGGGCATCGACTGGTTCGCCTCCCCGTGGGACACCGAGTCCGTCGCCTTCCTGGAGGAGTTCGACGTGCCCGCCCACAAGGTGGCCTCCGCCTCGCTGACCGACGACGAACTGCTGCGCGCGCTGCGGGACACCGGCCGCGCGGTCGTCCTCTCCACCGGCATGTCCACCCCGAGGCAGATCCGGCACGCGGTCGAGGTCCTCGGCTCCGACAACATCCTCATGTGCCACGCCACCTCCACCTACCCGGCCAGGGCCGAGGAGCTGAACCTCCGCGTGATCAACACGCTGGAGAAGGAGTACCCGAACGTCCCGATCGGCTACTCCGGCCACGAGACCGGCCTGCAGACCACCCTCGCCGCGGTCGCGCTCGGCGCCGCCTTCGTCGAGCGGCACATCACCCTCGACCGCGCCATGTGGGGCTCCGACCAGGCCGCCTCCGTCGAGCCGCAGGGCCTGACCCGCCTCGTCCGCGACATCCGCACCATCGAGGTCTCGCTCGGTGACGGCGTGAAGAAGGTCTACGACTCCGAGCGGGCCCCGATGAAGAAGCTGCGCCGCGTCGCCGGTGTGGTGGCCGAGGCGGAGATCGCCGCGGCGGCGGGCGAGCCGGTCTCGGTGTGA